The genomic DNA ATGAAACTGCCGGAGTCCATCAGCCTCCGCGAATGGATTCCCGGCGCAACCAACCCCGTGCTGGCCGACCCAACCCAGATCCATGAACTTTGCCTGAACCTGCTGGCACGGTCTCAACAGGCCATGACGATCAGCGGCGGGGTCTTGGAGGTCCGCCTCGACAATATGGGTCTTGACGCTTCGATGACCGGTCACGACCTTCCGCTCCCACCAGGTCAGTATGTGCGCCTCATGATCTCGGATACCGGTGACGGCATTCCCGCTGACATCCGGACGCCCAACATGTATCCACTTTTCGCACCCCCCTCGACGGGAAGCAAAGCGGGAGCGGGGCTCGCGGAGTTACAGCGAATCGTGAGCGAGCATGGCGGAACACTCCGCGCCACCAGCACAGCCGGCCAGGGCACCACCATCGAGGTCTATCTGCCCGCAATGCTTCAGCCCCCTCAGACAGTGGCTCAGGAACCGAGCCGCGAGCGCGCCGCACCCCTCACGGAAGCGAAGGAATTTCTTGCCGAGCATGACAAAGAGCGGTAAATTCACTGTAGTAGTTAAACGGTGTCGAAAAGCCGCCACCGGCCGTCTCCTGAGAGCCGCAACACAATACCCAAACACTCGAACACGAATACTCCTGTGAGGAATGTTATGCCCTCGGTCCTGATCGTGGATGATGAAGAAGCGATTCGCCGACTGATTCGCAGCACGCTGGAACAGGCAGGCTATCATGTCCGCGAAGCGGCCGACGGCAAAGCAGGGCTGTCCCACTATCGCCAATCCCCGGCTGATCTCGTGATCATGGATATCCTGATGCCGGACCAGGACGGCCTTGAGAGTATTTTGACGCTCCGTCGTGAATTTCCCGAGGCCAGGATTATGGCGATCACCGGCGGAAGCGACATGATCGGCATCTTAAACTTCCTCGATGTGGCCCGTATGCTGGGCGCGCGCCGCACGCTCCAGAAACCCTTCGAGATGCAGCAGCTCCTGGATGCGGTTCAAGCCGAGATCGCCGGCTGACCGACGCCTCCCTCATCTAGTCCGTTCGTCATACCGCCCCACTGTCACATTGACTTCCGGCACATCGATCCGCACACTAGCGCCCGCTTTCCGATCCCCTTCATACATACAAGAAAGATGTGATCATGAAGACGTGGTGGACTCCGCAGCTACACGCGGTATTCGGCGGCATCGTCGTCGCAATCGGGGTTTTCGTCATGTGGGAGCAGGCTGCGACCACTTGGGCCCTGCTCGTCGCCACTGCATCGACTGCCTTTCTCTGGTGGCAGGGACGCAGCATCGCGGCCGTCTGGGCCTGGACCACCCTGGGGCTCGGGATCGAAAGCATGACCTGGCCGATTGTGACCATGATTCGAATGAGGATGGGGGGAAGTCAGCCGACCGAGGAGCAGATGGAAACGATTCTGAACGCCGTGCTGTTCGGACTGTTCACATCGGTGTTCTGGATCACCTTCGCGTTTGGACTATTCAAGCGTATACGCGAACAGAACGCCCCGCCGGCACCACCGCCCGGAAACGGGCCGGTCCCGGCACGGAGCAAGAAGAAACGGGCCAGGCGCTGACTCTCGTCACGCCATGGCAACCGGATCGACATCGATATCGAACCGGAGTCCACCTCGTCGTGATTCCCGATCGAGCACTTCACGGGTCCGCACGACTATTTCTTTGCCTACCTCAAGAGACAGAGACTTGACCAGAATCTGCCAACAATAGCGACCTCGCGCCATGGCATGTGGTGCCGGAGACGGTCCCAGGATAACGATGCTGCTCGTCTCTCCACCGAAACCAGTGGAACGCTGCGGCAGAGGCGAACCGTCGCCGGCATTGGTCCCCCGATTTCCGGCGCTCACCACCTCAGCCCGTAGCAACGCCGCCCAGCGACCGGCGGCTTGGGCGACCACCGGTTCCAGCGTCCCGGACACATCCAACCTCACAAGCGACGTCAAGGGCGGGTACTGAAGCATCTGCCGAAAAGCCTGCTCCTGTTGAAGAAACACGGAATCGTCACCAGCGGCCACCGCCATAATCGCATGATGATCCGTTAACCGGGTCTGGATCATCACCGCGCCTCCGGCATGAGCGGGCAGAGCTAACTCCACGGCATCCATCAGGCCATGGTACATCCGTTCCGCCGAGCGAAAGTCCGGCACGTGAAGACCGGCATCCGCATCCGGAACCCCGACAAACGCCGCGCGTGCCTGAAGGCCAAACCGGAATAACATCTGCGTGCCGATCACGATGTCCAATTCACCGGCGGCAAGCAGCCGACTGAACGCCCGTGCATCAGCAGGTCGGCGAATCGTCTCACCATCCACACGACCCACCCGCGCCAGAGGGAACTTCCGCCGTACGGCCTCTTCGATACGCTCCGTACCTGAGCCAACCGGCTCCAACTTGAGCGATTGGCACCGAGTGCAATGATCCGGCACGGGTTTCGTTCGCCCGCAGTAGTGGCACCGCACATGATTGCTGCGCCGGAAAAACGTCAATGCAACGCTACATGCATCGCACTGCGGCATCGCGCCACAGTCCCCGCAATGCAAGACACTCGCAAATCCTTTGCGGTTCAGATAGAGAATCGCCAGCGCGTTCTGCCGCAGGGCTTCCTGAATGCCCTCATAGAGCGGCGGCGATAGCAAGGTTCCCGCCGGGGTCTCCCTGGAGTATTCCCTCAAATCGATGACCTGCACCCTCGGAAAACCTGACGGATCTCGGTAGACACAGGCGGTCATCTCCCCGTGCTGAACCGCCGACCAACTCTCAAGCGACGGATGGCTCGAGGCCAGCACCAACAGGGCTCGATTGCAGAAGGCCCGCCGCCGTGCCACCTCCCGCGCATGGTACCGGGGCGATTGCTCCTCCTTAAGGGACGCATCGTCCTCACCTTCCACCCACACCAATCCCAATCGATCGATGGGCGCGAACACCGCCATTCGGGTGCCGACCAGGATCGTGGCCGACGAATCCTGTGCCGATTGCCACACTGCTGCGCGTTCCCTTGCCGAAAGACCACTGTGTAGGAGCAACGGCCGTTCTCCCGCTGCCGCCAGGGCTTCGGCCAATCGACCGGCATTCTCGACGTCACCCGTGACGACCAACACACGCCGCCCACGACGGATAGCGGCCCGAGCTGCCTGCACAAGACACCAGAGTCTGGTGGCCCGAGCCCCTTGAATCAGGAACGAGCCGTATGCGTCCTGCAAAAGCGCCCGGCCAACGGTATCAGGCCACGCTGCCGCATCCAGTGGCGGCGGCAAGTCATCAACTGTCAATCTCGCGAAAACCGCCTGCTCCGCCCCCGGAGAAGGGGGTTTTTTTGCTCGAGCCGCCCTCGGGACAACCGCGTCATCGCAGCGCACCACGAGCCCTCTTCGAATCAGGATCTGCACCGCGCGCATGACACGGGACTTGTCACCCTGTGCCAGGGTACCCTCTGTAATGCCCTTGGGACGACGACGAAGGCGCGAGAGCACCTGAGTTTCCACTTCTCCCAAGCCCTCAGGTAACGACGAATTGTCCGTGCCCTGCGCGGTCGGCCGATACCGTGATGGCCGCCGATCGACCTGATCGACAAAAGGCGCCACAAGCTTGATGCATTGCCCCCACGGTGCGGCATACCGGTCGGCCACCCACCGGCTGAGATCGATTTGACTGGAGGTGAGCAGGTGGTCTGGAGACGCTGGGGCAAGGCAGCGGACGGCTTTCAGCCCCTGCTCGGGAGCGCCGAGCGGAAGGCGGTCATACACCGCCGTGACGAGACCGTGAAGGTCCTGGGACCCAAACGGCACGATCACTGATTGCCCGATTGCGACCTGCCCCTTGAGTGAAGACGGGATCAGATAGGTAAAGGGCCGGTGAAGGCGGCGCGGCAGCACCACATCGGCATACCTAGGGGGAAGCGCAGGAGCCACCGGTGGAGTTGCAAACGAACGGTGATCGAACATGCGGCATTCTAACAACACCGGATGAGAGCAACAATCACGGTCCTTGCGAGAAGGGGGCTGACGGGACGCCGTAGTGGAAGCGGGGGGGGGCTATCTGCCAGGAGCGAGGATCAACACACCTGTGGCGACGGGCCTCCTCGGAAGAGACCCGTCGCCCGTCACTCATTACGAACCGGGCGGGGGCGAGGCCGTCTCACCGCCGACAGGCGAAACCGGCACTGCGACATCCGAGGGAGCGGGAGCGATCGGTGCATCCACCGACGCCGATCCTGCCTGGGTGGCTGAAGCGGGTGGCACGACTGCGGTGGATGCCGGTGCCGCGTCCAGTTGGTTATACGTAAACTGCGCAGGGATCGGATCGCTCTCACTCAGCGGCGCCTTCGCGGACTGGGCCTGGGTGCCCTCCTCCGGCGAATCGAGCACAACCTCGATACGGCGGTTTTTTTTGCGGCCCTCCTCGCTCCCATTGCTGGCGACAGGACGGCTCGCTCCATACCCCACGGCAGACAACTTCGCCGAATCCATGCCGCCCTTCTCGATCAGATACCGCACGATCTCGGCGGCACGGGCCTTGGACAACTCCCAATTGGTTGGGAATACTCCTTTGAGCGACGGCCCTATCTCCATATTGTCGGAGTGACCTTCCACGCGCACCTGCTGAGAGACCGCAGCAGTCCTCAAATACTCCGCCAGTTGTTCCAGAATGGGTACGCCGGCAGGTTTCACTTTCACCTCACCGGATTCATATTCCAACTGATCTGCCAGATCATCAAGATTGATCCTGGTGCTTCCATGAGCGCGCTCGACCCTGGGTTTGCTCATCGAATGGGACTCGCTCGGCATCGCGACAGCGCTGTCCGTCCTGACGTTCATCACCGGTTGGACCGTCGCAGCCGGAACATCCGAGTCCCCGTTCTCATATTGCATGACCTCAACAGGCGAAGCGTGTTTGGAGCGAACGCGGTCGCCGATCAGCGCACGGGCTGTGGCCTTGGACAACACCGCGGTAGCTGTGTGGGGCTCGGTAGAAAGAATCTTCACTTCCCCGATTTTCCGCTCAGGAAGCCCACCGCCGGTACGGAAGACTTCCAGATATTCGCCGGAACGGAGGCCTTCGTCTTGTCCCTTGTCGAGATAGACCAGGTTTCCCTGCGACACGAGCGACATATGTTTATCGGCCTGCAGTTCAACAATCATGGCTTCGATCTCGGCATGCTCCGAGGCGGTCTCAACGACTTCTTCTGCTGAAGGCGGTGTAAACCGCATGACCGGATCGCCAGGGGAGAGGGGACCATAGGACCGAACAACCTGGACGCCAACCAGTGCCGCGTCTATCTGAATGACTTTCACCACCCCCACTCTATTGATGATATAGCCCATGTACTGCTTGGTCATGGGGTGAAACACTTTGCGCGAGCGCCGGTACACGGTGTAAAGGTCACCGAGCGCCGCATCACCCGGATTCTTCAATTTGAGATAGAGGGTATCGGTCCCGGACCAGCCCAACATCATCCGGTTCCCGGAGAGTTGGTTGTCCCCGGTAATCACATTGATAACCCCGTCAATCGGCATCTCCTGTCGAATCGAGCCGGCGGCATACGTGAGGGCGGCTTCCCCCAGGCGAACACTTTGAGCGTTCTGAGCATGAACAGGGATGGCCGTCACAGCTGCGAGACTGCAAGACAGGATGATCAGGCTGGCGCGCATGGGTAATGTCCTCATATTGATCACACCTAGGAGGGTTATCTGTAGCAACCTTAGCAAAGAGCAGGGGCTTGTCAAGAAACGGGACGGCGCTGGACGGTTTGCTTCAGGTCTCCACGGGTGCTATCGTAAGCCTCGCACCGGAGTGACGATTCGGCAGGCATCGATAGCAGGGCGTCTGAATAGCGAGGTATGGCGTGGGAACAGAGAAGCGGCGCATCAACACTCAAATGCCCCGCAGATTGAAGGTTCGAACCGCCACGCCCATGGCTTCAGAATGGGATATCAGCGTCGGATCCCCGCCGAGTGCGCTAAGAACCCCGGCCGACAAGATGAGGACGGGATCCTCGAATAGCCAAGCCACCCCCGACACATCGCCGACACTTCCCAAGAAGAACGCAAGTCTCCCCGGCTCATAGCCACAATCCGCTGTGGCACCTAACTGCTGGACAGTATTCAGTTTCTAGGACTTTCGGGACTAGAGGCCTAGGTCCTTTGTGCGCTTGCTATTAAAAATAGGCAGGGGCTAAGATTCCGACCTCCTAATTAGCCCTATAAGCCCTCAAACCCGTTAAGGTTCGAGCCAATGGCCGGTTCCGAGCTCCTCTTAGAGTACCTAAGTCGATATTTTCCGATCCTGATGTTTGTGTTCGTCGCACTGGCGTTCGGCGCGGGCACATTGCTCATCAGCTACTTCGTCCAGCCGAAGTACCCGGAACCGGAAAAACTCTCCACTTATGAGTGCGGATCTGAACCGTTTTCCGATGCCCGGATGCCGTTCCCAGTTCGCTACTACATCTTTGCCATGCTGTTTGTCATTTTCGATGTGGAAGTCATCTTTCTGTATCCCTGGGCTATTGTTTTCAACAAGATCGGCCTGATTGGGCTTGTAGAGATGCTGATCTTCATCGGACTTTTCCTCGTCGCCTATGTCTACGCGTGGCGAAAAGGAGCTTTGGAATGGGATTGATTCAGCTGGGAGGCCACGATAAAGACGGGACTCCCGATGTCATTACTCTCACGGTGGAAAAAGCCGTGAATTGGGCCCGGAAAGGGTCCTTGTGGCCGATGACCTTCGGACTGGCTTGCTGCGCCATTGAAATGATCGCCGCCGTCTCGTCCCGTTACGACATGGATCGATATGGTGCCGGGGTCTTTCGGGCCTCCCCCCGCCAGTCCGACCTCATGATCGTGGCCGGAACCGTCTGCCGCCGCATGGCCCCGGTTATTCGCAAGATTTACGACCAGATGCCGGAACCGAAGTACGTGATTGCCATGGGATCGTGCGCAACATCCGGAAACATTTACGACAGCTACAGCGTGGTGCAGGGAGTGGATCGATTTGTGCCGGTCGATATTTATGTGCCGGGGTGCCCCCCGACTCCGGAGGCCTTATTCGATGGCATTCTGAAACTGCAAGAGCGCATCATGCAAAAGCGTGTGTTCCTCGCGCAGCCGAAAGAAGTGAAAGACGCCCTGAAGGTCTGACGCACGGAAACGAACCGAATGAGTCAACTGGCCAAACGTATCGAGGATACCTTTCCGGGCGCCTGCACCCAGGTGGTGGAGTGGCGCGGGGATGTTTCCGTCACCGTCAAACGTGAGGCCTTGCACGACATCGGCAAGTTTTTACGCGATGACCCGGCCATGAGGTTCGACTACATCGTCCATGTGAGTTCGGTCGATTGGCCGGATGACGAGGAACGTTTCGAAGTGGTCTATGAGGTGTATTCGATTCGAACCCGGCAGCGCATTCGCCTGAAAACTCGGGTTCCGGAGTCGGATTGTATTGTGGACTCCTTGACCGACATCTGGAAGGGCGCTGATTTCATGGAGCGCGAAGTGTACGACATGATGGGAATCCGGTTTCGGAACCATCCCGACCTTCGTCGCATTCTGATGCCGGACGAGTATGAAGAAGGCTACCCCCTACGCAAAGACTTTCCGCTCCGCGGCAAAGGATGGCGCGATACGTTTGAATTTTTGGACGAGCCGACCCGGTAGGGCGGCCATTTTGGACTACTAAACGCTCATGGCACAGTTCGAAGATCAACGAACTACAATCTATAAAGTCGATCCGGAACATCCGGAAGACGCGACGCTTCCAACCCTGCGAACGGAAGAGCTGCTCCTCAATATGGGGCCGCAGCACCCCAGCACGCACGGCGTGCTGAAAGTCATCCTCGAGCTGGAAGGCGAGCGGTTGGTCAAGTCCACCCCGGTGATGGGCTTTCTCCACCGCGGTGTAGAAAAGCTGGCTGAAGAAGGCACATATCATCAGTTTATTCCGCACACCGACCGCCTCGATTACGTGTGTGCGATGTACAACAACTTCGCGTATTGCCGCGCCGTCGAAAAGCTAATGAACATCACCGTGCCGGACCGCGCCGAGTACCTGCGCACGATCGTCGCGGAAATCCAGCGCATTATCGGCCACCAGTTCTGGCTCGGCACGCAGGCCCTCGACATCGGGGCGATGACGGTCTTCTTCTATTGCTTCCGGGACCGTGAAATTCTGCTCGATTGGTTTGATGAACTGTGCGGCGCTCGCCTCACGACGAGCTGGTATCGTATCGGCGGCGTCGAGCGCGATTTCACACCGTCCCTGTTCGCCAAGCTGAAACAGTTCCTCGACTATTTCCCTCCGAAGATCGATGAGTACGTGATCTTCCTGGAGAAGAACCGCATCTGGCTGGCGCGCACCAAAGGCGTGGCCGTGATTTCGGCCGAAGATGCACTGAGCTTTGGCTTGAGCGGACCGACGTTACGAGGCTCAGGCGTTGATTACGATCTTCGTAAATACGAGCCATACTCTGCCTATCCCAAGTGTGAATTCAGCGTCCCGGTCGGCAAGAACGGCGACACCTATGACCGGTACTGGATCCGCGTGCAAGAGATCTACGAAAGCGTCAAGATCATCCGCCAGTGCCTTGAGCAGATCCAGGACGGCCCGATCATGGCTGACGTGCCGAGCGTGACTCTGCCTCCGAAAGAACGCGTGTTCACGAACCTGGAGTCCATGATTCAGCAGTTCAAACTCTTCTCGCAAGGGTTTAACGCGCCTCCCGGAGAAATCTACTGCGGGACCGAAGCGCATAAAGGCGAATTGGGTTTCTACATCGTCAGCACGGGCGGCGGGAAGCCGTACCGGCTGAAAATCCGCGCCCCGTCATTTATCCATATGGGCGCATTCGATCATATGTCGAAAGGCTACATGATCGCGGACGCCGTGACGATCTTCGGCACGTACGATATCGTCATGGGGGAATGCGATCGATGAAGACCGATACAGCACAAAGGAAAAAGTGAGCGGCGCTGATTCATTCTTTCGCCCCATCGCTTTTGACTTGAGGTAACTTCATGGGTTTGAAACCAGCAACCAATCCAGACGTCGAAGCGGCCACGATCGAACTGTCGATCGACGGACGGACGGTATCGGCCAAAGATGGCGTCTCGCTGTACGATGTCATTGCCAGCACGGGCAAGATTATTCCTGCCATGTGTTATCACTATACCTTTGATCCCTTCGGATCCTGCGGTATGTGCCTGGTCATGCAGGAAGGCAAGAAGGCCCCGGTCCGTTCCTGCACTGCCAAGGCGGCAGCCGGTATGGTGATCCGCACTGACGGCGACGACCTCTTCGCGGCACGAAAGAAAGCCGTCGAAAAACATCTCTCGGTTCACCCGCTGGACTGCCCGGTCTGCGACGCAGACGGGCATTGCGAGCTCCAGGACATGGCCTTCCAGCATGGTGTGACCAATCTCGCCAATGCGAAGCAAAAGTTCATTCCTGAAGACACGCGGAGTCTCGTCCTCGACTTCAACATGAATCGCTGCATCGCTTGCGCGGAATGCATCAACGTCTGCAAAGACGTGCTGATGATCGACGCGTTGCAATTCATGAAGAAGGGCGGATTCAACCAGGTCGTGGCGAAAGGGGACCAACCCCTTGCCTGTGAATTCTGCGGAGACTGCCTGGCTGTCTGTCCGGTCGGCGCGATCACGAACAAATATTCCAAGTACCTGTACAAGCCCTGGCAGATGAAAAAAACCACCACCACCTGCAACTATTGTGGTGATGGCTGCCAGATGCATCTCGAAACCAAAGACACCGAAGTCGTCCGCGTGACTTCCCCGCTCTCCTGGAAAAATAAGTGGGGCGACCGGACTGAAACTGCCAAGGGACACGGTGGACTCTGCGTTCGCGGCCGATTCGGATTCCAGTACATCGACAGTGAACAACGCCTTCGGCAGCCTCTCGTCCGCACGGGCGAGACGCTGACGGAAACGCCGTGGCTCGACACCATGCAAACTGTGATCGATCGATTGTCCGACATTCATCGGAAGCACGGACCGGAGTCGATCGCCGGGCTGATTACCGCGCGCTGCACGAACGAAGAATTGTATCTGTTCCAGAAACTCATGCGCGCCGGGCTAAGAACCAACCAGCTCGACAGCAGTGCCCGCTACGGCCACCTCAACTATGTTCATGCCGTACGTCATGCCGTCGGCGTCGGCCGTCCGCTCAACGACTGGGAAGATTTGACCAAAGCCAAAGCCATCTTGGTCATCGGCTCGAATATCACGGAAACTAACCCGCTGACGGCTGTCCGCATCAAGGAAGCCATCCGCGTGTATCACTCCCAGGTCATCGTCGTCGACTCTGCCAACACCAACATCGCGCAACTAGCTTCGCATCCGCTTTTGGTCAAGCCAGGCAGCGAATCGTTCTTGATCGATGGGCTGGTGAAATCGGTGATCGAACAGGATCTGATCGATGAAGCCAGCACCACTCGGCACCCGCAGGCTTTTTCCGCATTGAAGCAAGCCCTGGCACAGGTCTCCCTCGAACAGGTCTCCGCACAGACCGGCATCGCAGTCGAGCAGATCCGGGAAATCGCCGCCATTTTTGCTGAAGCCCCGCGCGCCATTGCGTTGTGTGCCGAAGGCATCGTCCGGCAGCCGAACGGTTACCAGAACGTTCTCAAGCTGATTGATCTCGCCTGGGTGACGGGCAAGTTAGGTCAACCCGGATGCGGCGTGACCACGGTCACAGAAGAAATCAATGAGCAGGGTGCAGTGGATATGGGCGTCGCACCGGAATTCCTCCCCGGGCAGGCACGATTCGATGATCCAGGGGCAAGGGAACGCTTCGAGAAAGCTTGGGACGTGACCCTTCCTGCCAGCGGAAGCGGCGCTAATTTCCTGGAAATTCTCGCCCGTATTCGAAACGGCCAGATCAAGGCGTTGTATGTCATCGGAGAGAATCCCCTGGCCACTTTGCCCGCCTCCATGGATGTGAACGGGACGCTCGAGAAGCTCCAACTGCTCATCGTTCAAGACCCCTTCCTCACAGAGACAGGGCAAATGGCGCATGTCGTCCTCCCGGCTGCCACCTACGCGGAAAAGGACGGCACCTTCACCAATCTGGAGGGCAAAGTGCTCCGTGTGCGTCAGGCAGTTGATCAGGTCGGGGAAAGCCTGCCGGACTGGCATATCATGACGGCGCTGGCCAACGGTTTGGGATATGACTGGACCTATGAATCGCCGCAAGACGTGCAGAATGAAATCATGAAGCTGTTACCGGGCTACTACAATCTCGGCCAGCCTCGCCGCGTCTCGCCATCGGCCGATGCCTATTTGTCGAACGGCTATGAGGCTGAAGTCGCGAGCCGGTATCACCGCCAGACAGCACAATCAACGTCCAGCGACGACACGCAGCCCTTTACCTTACTGACCGGACAAGTGCTCTATCATTCCGGGAAAATGTCCACGCATGCATCGGGGCTCATCAATATCGAACCGAACAACGGGCGTATACGAATGAATCCAGCCGATGTGGAACGGCTCGGACTGAACGATCAATCCACCATTCGCCTCACCTCGCGGCAAGGTTCCGTGCAAGCCGGCGTAAAAGCCGATCCCGATATCCAACCCGGATCGTGCTTCTTCCCCGAGCATTTTAATGAGCCGGCCGTGAAGGACCTGATGGCCGTAGAGGTGGACGCAGTCACGGGAGTTCCGTACTTCAAATCCACGCGTGTAAAGATTGAAAAGGTTGGTGCGTAAGAGTAAGCTCGCTCGTCTTTTTGATGTCGACAGAGGTGGTGAGAATGAGTGTCGGGGCCTTGACCAAGAAAATTCTTCAGGCGGCGTTGTTCTACGAAATTTGGGACGCCATGAAGGTGACCTTCAAGCATATGTTTCATCGCCCCATCACCTTCCAATACCCGCGCGAACAACGCACCATCCCCGACGGTCACCGCGGCGCATTAGGGCTGCTTCGTTATGGAGACGGCCGGGACCGCTGCGTGGGATGCGACCTTTGCGAAGCGGCATGTCCGTCCCGTTGTATCAAAGTCATCAGCCAGGAAGACCCAGAACGTCCCTTGCAGCGCTTTGCCAGCGAGTTCTACATCGACATCACCAAGTGCGTGTTTTGCGGTTATTGTGTCGAGGCATGCCCTGTCAACGCGCTCGCGATGACCAAGATGTACGAATACTCGACCCACGACAAGCGCACCCTCCTCTTCGACAAGAAAAGGCTCTACGAGGTCGGCGAACGTCACCTCGAGGAC from Nitrospira sp. ND1 includes the following:
- a CDS encoding response regulator, whose product is MPSVLIVDDEEAIRRLIRSTLEQAGYHVREAADGKAGLSHYRQSPADLVIMDILMPDQDGLESILTLRREFPEARIMAITGGSDMIGILNFLDVARMLGARRTLQKPFEMQQLLDAVQAEIAG
- the priA gene encoding primosomal protein N' — protein: MFDHRSFATPPVAPALPPRYADVVLPRRLHRPFTYLIPSSLKGQVAIGQSVIVPFGSQDLHGLVTAVYDRLPLGAPEQGLKAVRCLAPASPDHLLTSSQIDLSRWVADRYAAPWGQCIKLVAPFVDQVDRRPSRYRPTAQGTDNSSLPEGLGEVETQVLSRLRRRPKGITEGTLAQGDKSRVMRAVQILIRRGLVVRCDDAVVPRAARAKKPPSPGAEQAVFARLTVDDLPPPLDAAAWPDTVGRALLQDAYGSFLIQGARATRLWCLVQAARAAIRRGRRVLVVTGDVENAGRLAEALAAAGERPLLLHSGLSARERAAVWQSAQDSSATILVGTRMAVFAPIDRLGLVWVEGEDDASLKEEQSPRYHAREVARRRAFCNRALLVLASSHPSLESWSAVQHGEMTACVYRDPSGFPRVQVIDLREYSRETPAGTLLSPPLYEGIQEALRQNALAILYLNRKGFASVLHCGDCGAMPQCDACSVALTFFRRSNHVRCHYCGRTKPVPDHCTRCQSLKLEPVGSGTERIEEAVRRKFPLARVGRVDGETIRRPADARAFSRLLAAGELDIVIGTQMLFRFGLQARAAFVGVPDADAGLHVPDFRSAERMYHGLMDAVELALPAHAGGAVMIQTRLTDHHAIMAVAAGDDSVFLQQEQAFRQMLQYPPLTSLVRLDVSGTLEPVVAQAAGRWAALLRAEVVSAGNRGTNAGDGSPLPQRSTGFGGETSSIVILGPSPAPHAMARGRYCWQILVKSLSLEVGKEIVVRTREVLDRESRRGGLRFDIDVDPVAMA
- a CDS encoding OmpA family protein, with amino-acid sequence MRTLPMRASLIILSCSLAAVTAIPVHAQNAQSVRLGEAALTYAAGSIRQEMPIDGVINVITGDNQLSGNRMMLGWSGTDTLYLKLKNPGDAALGDLYTVYRRSRKVFHPMTKQYMGYIINRVGVVKVIQIDAALVGVQVVRSYGPLSPGDPVMRFTPPSAEEVVETASEHAEIEAMIVELQADKHMSLVSQGNLVYLDKGQDEGLRSGEYLEVFRTGGGLPERKIGEVKILSTEPHTATAVLSKATARALIGDRVRSKHASPVEVMQYENGDSDVPAATVQPVMNVRTDSAVAMPSESHSMSKPRVERAHGSTRINLDDLADQLEYESGEVKVKPAGVPILEQLAEYLRTAAVSQQVRVEGHSDNMEIGPSLKGVFPTNWELSKARAAEIVRYLIEKGGMDSAKLSAVGYGASRPVASNGSEEGRKKNRRIEVVLDSPEEGTQAQSAKAPLSESDPIPAQFTYNQLDAAPASTAVVPPASATQAGSASVDAPIAPAPSDVAVPVSPVGGETASPPPGS
- a CDS encoding NADH-quinone oxidoreductase subunit A; translated protein: MAGSELLLEYLSRYFPILMFVFVALAFGAGTLLISYFVQPKYPEPEKLSTYECGSEPFSDARMPFPVRYYIFAMLFVIFDVEVIFLYPWAIVFNKIGLIGLVEMLIFIGLFLVAYVYAWRKGALEWD
- a CDS encoding NADH-quinone oxidoreductase subunit B gives rise to the protein MGLIQLGGHDKDGTPDVITLTVEKAVNWARKGSLWPMTFGLACCAIEMIAAVSSRYDMDRYGAGVFRASPRQSDLMIVAGTVCRRMAPVIRKIYDQMPEPKYVIAMGSCATSGNIYDSYSVVQGVDRFVPVDIYVPGCPPTPEALFDGILKLQERIMQKRVFLAQPKEVKDALKV
- a CDS encoding NADH-quinone oxidoreductase subunit C, giving the protein MSQLAKRIEDTFPGACTQVVEWRGDVSVTVKREALHDIGKFLRDDPAMRFDYIVHVSSVDWPDDEERFEVVYEVYSIRTRQRIRLKTRVPESDCIVDSLTDIWKGADFMEREVYDMMGIRFRNHPDLRRILMPDEYEEGYPLRKDFPLRGKGWRDTFEFLDEPTR
- the nuoD gene encoding NADH dehydrogenase (quinone) subunit D yields the protein MGPQHPSTHGVLKVILELEGERLVKSTPVMGFLHRGVEKLAEEGTYHQFIPHTDRLDYVCAMYNNFAYCRAVEKLMNITVPDRAEYLRTIVAEIQRIIGHQFWLGTQALDIGAMTVFFYCFRDREILLDWFDELCGARLTTSWYRIGGVERDFTPSLFAKLKQFLDYFPPKIDEYVIFLEKNRIWLARTKGVAVISAEDALSFGLSGPTLRGSGVDYDLRKYEPYSAYPKCEFSVPVGKNGDTYDRYWIRVQEIYESVKIIRQCLEQIQDGPIMADVPSVTLPPKERVFTNLESMIQQFKLFSQGFNAPPGEIYCGTEAHKGELGFYIVSTGGGKPYRLKIRAPSFIHMGAFDHMSKGYMIADAVTIFGTYDIVMGECDR
- a CDS encoding molybdopterin-dependent oxidoreductase; amino-acid sequence: MGLKPATNPDVEAATIELSIDGRTVSAKDGVSLYDVIASTGKIIPAMCYHYTFDPFGSCGMCLVMQEGKKAPVRSCTAKAAAGMVIRTDGDDLFAARKKAVEKHLSVHPLDCPVCDADGHCELQDMAFQHGVTNLANAKQKFIPEDTRSLVLDFNMNRCIACAECINVCKDVLMIDALQFMKKGGFNQVVAKGDQPLACEFCGDCLAVCPVGAITNKYSKYLYKPWQMKKTTTTCNYCGDGCQMHLETKDTEVVRVTSPLSWKNKWGDRTETAKGHGGLCVRGRFGFQYIDSEQRLRQPLVRTGETLTETPWLDTMQTVIDRLSDIHRKHGPESIAGLITARCTNEELYLFQKLMRAGLRTNQLDSSARYGHLNYVHAVRHAVGVGRPLNDWEDLTKAKAILVIGSNITETNPLTAVRIKEAIRVYHSQVIVVDSANTNIAQLASHPLLVKPGSESFLIDGLVKSVIEQDLIDEASTTRHPQAFSALKQALAQVSLEQVSAQTGIAVEQIREIAAIFAEAPRAIALCAEGIVRQPNGYQNVLKLIDLAWVTGKLGQPGCGVTTVTEEINEQGAVDMGVAPEFLPGQARFDDPGARERFEKAWDVTLPASGSGANFLEILARIRNGQIKALYVIGENPLATLPASMDVNGTLEKLQLLIVQDPFLTETGQMAHVVLPAATYAEKDGTFTNLEGKVLRVRQAVDQVGESLPDWHIMTALANGLGYDWTYESPQDVQNEIMKLLPGYYNLGQPRRVSPSADAYLSNGYEAEVASRYHRQTAQSTSSDDTQPFTLLTGQVLYHSGKMSTHASGLINIEPNNGRIRMNPADVERLGLNDQSTIRLTSRQGSVQAGVKADPDIQPGSCFFPEHFNEPAVKDLMAVEVDAVTGVPYFKSTRVKIEKVGA